The Planctomycetota bacterium DNA segment TCACCGTGCGCGGCGGGCGGGCGATGGCCGACGCCGTGCGCCGCTATGGGCGCGTCTACCAGGCGGGCACGCAGCAGCGGTCGGAGTACGGCGGCAAGTTCCGCTTCGCCGTCGAGATCGTCAAGAGCGGCCGCATCGGCAAGCTCGAAAAAGTCTACGCCTACCAGAGCTGCGGCACGGGCTTCGTGCCCGACGGCGCGCCGCCGGGCGCCAAGGGCACGCCCGTGCCCGAGGGCTTCGACTGGGACCTGTTCCTCGGCCCGGCCCGCTGGGCGCCGCACGGCGCGGGCGCCACGTATTTCGGGGGGGCGGGCGGCGACACCAACTGGTCGCCCCACCACTACGACATCGCCCAGTGGGGCATCGGCGCCGACGACACGGGGCCGGTCGAGATCTTCCACGAGAAGGGCACGCTGACCTTCCGCTACGCCAACGGCGTTACGCTCTACGCCTGCCCCTATCCCGGCGAGGGCTGGGGGCCGGGGCGCGTGTGCTTCGTCGGCCCCGAGGGGCGCGTGACCGCCGACCGCGACACCTTCTTCACCGTGCCCGCCAGCATCGGCGCGCAGCCCATCGCTGCCGACGAGGCCCACGTCTACTTCTCCAACAGCCACTCGGGCAACTTCCTCGATTGCATCCGCACCCGCAAGAAGACCATCTGCCACGAGGAGATCGCCCACCGCTCGATGAGCGTCATCCTCCTCGGCGGCATCGCCAACCTGCTGCGCCGGCCCCTCAAGTGGGACCCGCAGAAAGAGGAGTTCGTCGGCGACCCCGATGCCAACCGCTATCTCGGCGCCGCCTTCCGCGAACCCTGGCGCGTGTGACGAATGGATAAATGGATGGGTGGATGAATGGATGAAGGAAAGACGGGGGATCGAGCGAGCACCTTCTTGGGCTTCTCTTTCATCCAATCATCCATTCATCCAATCATCCTCCTTCGTAAAGGAGCAAACCTGTGAGAGCCGGCGTCCGCCTCTTCTCCGCCCTTCTCCTCCTTGGCGCCACGCGCCTCGTTGCCGCACAGAGCGAGGAGGAGAAGCTCATCGCCATCCTCAAGTCCGACCGGCCCTCCAACGAGAAGGCCTGGGCCTGCCGCAAGCTCAAGCTCGCGGGCACGCTGGCCTCGGTTCCGGCGCTTGCCGCGTGCCTGCCCGACAAGGAGCTGGCCCACTCCGCCCG contains these protein-coding regions:
- a CDS encoding Gfo/Idh/MocA family oxidoreductase; protein product: MRRISRPSRRSVLKTLATAIAAPWIVPRTALGAEGKVAPSDRVTMGFIGVGGQGGGHLAGGAWTYLPGGYLGRDDVQILAVCDVVRAKREAHTKRVNDHYTQKFGKDGYKACQDYVDFREVLARPDIDAVLIGTPEHWHEVMSTMAAQAGKDIYCEKPIALTVRGGRAMADAVRRYGRVYQAGTQQRSEYGGKFRFAVEIVKSGRIGKLEKVYAYQSCGTGFVPDGAPPGAKGTPVPEGFDWDLFLGPARWAPHGAGATYFGGAGGDTNWSPHHYDIAQWGIGADDTGPVEIFHEKGTLTFRYANGVTLYACPYPGEGWGPGRVCFVGPEGRVTADRDTFFTVPASIGAQPIAADEAHVYFSNSHSGNFLDCIRTRKKTICHEEIAHRSMSVILLGGIANLLRRPLKWDPQKEEFVGDPDANRYLGAAFREPWRV